The Sesamum indicum cultivar Zhongzhi No. 13 linkage group LG6, S_indicum_v1.0, whole genome shotgun sequence genome has a segment encoding these proteins:
- the LOC105164851 gene encoding uncharacterized protein LOC105164851, producing MRGKSSSSKSRNGALEIEKLEKLKEPHLSGAYIRSLVKQLTSSRTKDSPNPKEHENLEGEGISNNQSLCRNSCDGVSDQKPEKSQQPPQQHKKQVRRRLHTSRPYQERLLNMAEARREIVTALKFHRAAMKQASEKQQQQHMESGPEIQPFEPSSHQLCLEQEAKLKSRRNPRIYASNSSISNNFPTNYLDSFSYSPGLCPPYSWSISPIAPPPPPLVQENLDFALPSQALGLNLNLQDFTNLDSTAFHCSPNPSSIYSSSSPSTSSPLSATTEEIPCMGAPPSVAAEVAEFGDLGFHTAMDDKEMAEIRSIGEQYQMEWNDTLNLVNSAWWFNVLKSMEVEPENQNGEHFMNSPFDEVMEFPAWLNANESCLQHVNDFCSDDYFQDPALPCMDIEEIEVMDGDWLA from the coding sequence ATGAGGGGTAAATCTTCATCGTCAAAGTCTAGAAATGGTGCACTCGAAATTGAGAAGCTTGAAAAACTGAAAGAACCCCATTTGTCAGGTGCTTACATTCGTAGCCTTGTTAAACAATTAACCTCTTCAAGAACCAAAGATTCACCAAATCCCAAAGAGCATGAAAATTTAGAGGGAGAAGGGATTTCGAACAATCAAAGTTTATGCAGAAATTCTTGTGATGGAGTCTCCGATCAGAAACCAGAGAAATCCCAACAGCCCCCTCAACAGCACAAAAAGCAAGTCAGGAGAAGGCTTCACACCAGCAGGCCTTACCAAGAAAGGCTGCTGAATATGGCTGAAGCCCGGAGAGAAATTGTCACTGCCCTGAAGTTTCATAGAGCGGCAATGAAACAAGCCAGTGAGAAACAACAGCAGCAACATATGGAATCAGGGCCTGAAATTCAGCCGTTTGAACCTTCATCTCATCAACTTTGTCTAGAACAAGAAGCAAAATTGAAGTCCAGGAGAAATCCAAGAATTTATGCTTCGAATTCTTCTATTTCGAATAATTTCCCCACCAATTATCTGGACAGTTTCTCCTACTCACCTGGTCTTTGTCCTCCTTATTCTTGGTCCATTTCTCCAAttgcaccaccaccaccaccacttgTCCAAGAAAATCTCGATTTTGCACTCCCTAGTCAAGCACTTGGCCTGAATCTCAATCTTCAAGATTTTACCAACTTGGACTCAACCGCTTTCCACTGCAGCCCCAACCCTTCGTCAATTTACTCATCCTCATCCCCATCAACCTCTTCTCCTCTTTCAGCCACCACTGAGGAAATTCCTTGCATGGGTGCACCACCTTCTGTGGCCGCTGAGGTGGCAGAATTTGGGGATTTGGGTTTTCACACTGCAATGGATGATAAGGAGATGGCTGAGATCAGGTCAATCGGCGAGCAGTACCAGATGGAGTGGAATGATACCCTGAATTTGGTAAATTCAGCATGGTGGTTCAACGTCTTGAAGTCAATGGAAGTTGAACCCGAGAATCAGAATGGTGAGCATTTTATGAACTCTCCATTTGATGAAGTCATGGAATTCCCAGCGTGGCTAAATGCAAACGAAAGCTGCTTGCAGCATGTGAATGATTTTTGCTCTGATGATTACTTCCAAGATCCTGCTTTGCCATG